TAGTttttagttttggtaaagcaTTATGGCAGACATATATAATTTTCTCTTTGACAGGAAGAAAACCAACCAAGGTAttagcaaaaataataaaaccatCAACATTGTTGCATCCAAAAGAAATGAAAGTATTGGTAAGTTGGCCTTTAATCTGTGTTAATTAAGTCTCCGTCTGCATGGACTGTCACCTAATGTATGTCGGCTGATTACATTATGCTGATTATATATATTCAATTTTCAATCTCAAATGATCTTTTTGGCGTGACTGTTTACATAGATTACCATACAAACATCTTTAGTCTTAAAGTGCCCACATTAtgaaaactcactttttctgggttttggggtgttgttttgtgtctctgatgctcccagacgcatacaaacttggaaaaaaatccatccatgctgttttgagtgagatacaggtttctgaatgtcctctgccttgagtctcagattgcacgagtgtgacgtaactagccgtttcgtcacattccgtttgaattttcccgcccaccaccccactcgcaggtctccacctaccaggtagctagagagcacagagcagtcacttcgctgatatCCTCTATACTGGTATCATGGctcacggaaataacagcgctatttggatattatggattatactcccgcctacttttaaaaacaaagtttaaacgcgtgtttatttaaacctaaagagtaatcttatatacagtgtgttacgacaGTGTGTATGCGAAAGACTTTAAATTAAGACGTTCATTCTTAAGcatttttaccatttaaaaacaaatgctgTTAAATACAATATACCTTATTCTTTCACAGTCAAGAATAATCATTGCAAGGATACTTTACACTCACTATTTCCGTTCATGCAGGTGTAAGCAAGAAATGTCGTCCTGGTTTGCACACACCAGTTCCTGCTGGGTTTTACCTGAATGATGTTTGGACGTCTTTTGTGTGCAGTACGCGCAATTTTACTACCCAAACGACAACGCAATGCCTAAAAGACAAACACATCTACATGATGGGAGACTCAACCGTGAGACAGTGGTTTGAGTTCTTGCTGAAAGCAGTACCAAGTGAGACAAGATATGTTGAATAATGAATACATTATGTTTGTATATTGGTTCAGTATAGTTTAACCTCTATTtgtatttcaatattttataaTCATATACTTACTGTAATCATCACTGATGGGATCATCATTGTTGGTTTTTCTCACTGAAGCTTTAAAGCAGATGAACCTGCATGTTCAATATCAGGCAGGTCCTCTTCTAGCGGTGGATGTGGAGAACAACATTGACTTACACTGGAGGGCTCACGGTCTTCCTCTGCGCTGTCTGAAAACTGAAGTTTCTAATCTGCACTACGTCAGTAATGAGATTGACGATCTGACTGGAGGACCTCACACAGTTATTGTCTTTAATCTGGGACCACACTTCACAACATATCCTGTGGATTACTTCACCCACAGAGTGTTGAGGATCCGCAAAGCTGTGCTAGATTTATTACAGCGGGCACCAGACACTACCGTTATAATCAAGACCGTAAACACCGGCTATAAGGTAAAAAGTTaataatattaaacaaaaacatttacagaGAAACTTGCATACATTGCATATTCTGTATATATGCCTGTTTATGTATATTGTGCCCAAGGTGTATTTCTGTCTTTCTAATAGGATGTGTTTGGCAGTGACTGGTATTCTCTACAGTTGGACAGAATCCTACGGTGGGCTTTTCAGGATGTTGGTGTTTATATTTTGGATGTTTGGCAAATGACAGCCTGTCATTACAACAAAGAGGACATTCATCCAGCTCCcgtcattatcaaaaatgaaatggacatatttctttctttcatttgtcctaaataattttttcacaTGAGCAATCAAAAGGTGAAAACCTATCTCTCctgtttagttttttattattttatctcaaatgtgcataaagaaaaacaaaaggaACCAAAAATACTCGCTTTGTCACTTTTTTTATTGGTGTACACGTTAAAtcctggttgccttaaatttTTAGGGATAGTCAACTTtgctttacaagtcatttcaactaacCAATCTTAATACATGGTATAAAAGTTTAATTAAGGTGACCATACGTTCCGTTTTAcgcggacgcgtcctggccaggatttcgggtgcttCCTCCGGAGGTTGCATTTGTTGTCCGCATATTAtcaaggttctcacatttcagttaaaaacattatgGAATTAAAATTTCTTGACATACAAATTTCATTCTTACCATGAAATGTAGctgttgcttttctgaaatagaaCCTGAGATATAAACCTCCATGACATGTGCAACTTCCGAGGGACACGCCCGGGGTCCTGGCCAGGACGTGTCTGAATAATTTGGCACGTAGGGTCACCCTATTTTATTTCACTAATGAATTGGACCTTACTGTAAAATTTTTACCATGAAAgcctatattttattattaaaaggtGATTCATGTGTGATTTAAAATCTGCTTCAATCATAACAATGCAATACGGCAAACACTAATTAAacattataccacgggtctgttgaatgctgcattctgattggctgagaaatgttctatgggtgttgattatttttctgtaaaccgcacacctcatttttcaaatgtcttaaaaataggcaccagagcaatgtttgtggtaaccgtggtataagcggaataattgactccggtcctttgaattatttg
This sequence is a window from Misgurnus anguillicaudatus chromosome 24, ASM2758022v2, whole genome shotgun sequence. Protein-coding genes within it:
- the LOC129438269 gene encoding NXPE family member 3-like isoform X2 codes for the protein MGSIRKFRNSFTSPVEFLLGISSEDSKSSSFYSEFGISSESYSSLKQTLYWAGPDRSITSVSMSTSPDHSTFIIQNLKDSYQIGEELFVTIHARDFNNKPKRYGGDFFQAKLFSSKKASVFGEVVDLLNGSYSVRFLLPWVGEAQVAVRMIHSSEAVRVLKHHRDTDSDRVFFNGYFEGPGPKGTRLKETVKCNVKWDKNGLERMGTGDCCCDYKDSRTKETWRCQRPKTLPCSAYVYHAMGGYNNRLTEKEKILMKKTNQGISKNNKTINIVASKRNESIGVSKKCRPGLHTPVPAGFYLNDVWTSFVCSTRNFTTQTTTQCLKDKHIYMMGDSTVRQWFEFLLKAVPTLKQMNLHVQYQAGPLLAVDVENNIDLHWRAHGLPLRCLKTEVSNLHYVSNEIDDLTGGPHTVIVFNLGPHFTTYPVDYFTHRVLRIRKAVLDLLQRAPDTTVIIKTVNTGYKDVFGSDWYSLQLDRILRWAFQDVGVYILDVWQMTACHYNKEDIHPAPVIIKNEMDIFLSFICPK
- the LOC129438269 gene encoding NXPE family member 3-like isoform X3 — encoded protein: MKLDSQEQRFHRERRCLKLLLTGLCLGLVCFLASVFGEVVDLLNGSYSVRFLLPWVGEAQVAVRMIHSSEAVRVLKHHRDTDSDRVFFNGYFEGPGPKGTRLKETVKCNVKWDKNGLERMGTGDCCCDYKDSRTKETWRCQRPKTLPCSAYVYHAMGGYNNRLTEKEKILMKKTNQGISKNNKTINIVASKRNESIGVSKKCRPGLHTPVPAGFYLNDVWTSFVCSTRNFTTQTTTQCLKDKHIYMMGDSTVRQWFEFLLKAVPTLKQMNLHVQYQAGPLLAVDVENNIDLHWRAHGLPLRCLKTEVSNLHYVSNEIDDLTGGPHTVIVFNLGPHFTTYPVDYFTHRVLRIRKAVLDLLQRAPDTTVIIKTVNTGYKDVFGSDWYSLQLDRILRWAFQDVGVYILDVWQMTACHYNKEDIHPAPVIIKNEMDIFLSFICPK